A genomic window from Vitis riparia cultivar Riparia Gloire de Montpellier isolate 1030 chromosome 18, EGFV_Vit.rip_1.0, whole genome shotgun sequence includes:
- the LOC117905557 gene encoding tryptophan aminotransferase-related protein 4-like, whose amino-acid sequence MGQLQRWIYPAGLLCSVILNVVFVVLYVQMNSKWKPDWSKSAAKEAEAVAAVTCSGHGRAYSDGLVVDGSPVCECNTCFEGPDCSQFSPHCAADVESGDPLFLEPFWMQHAASSAVVVMGWHRMSYSYSDRSTISQELDKLIRKLHALVGNANVTGRFIVFGAGSTQLLNAAVHALSPHNSSEPAKVVATIPYYPAYKSQTEFFDSVHFHFEGDASMYMNSSTSNTTSTFIEFVTSPNNPDGKLSKAVLRGPNVKAIYDRAYYWPHFTPIPAPADDDLMLFTISKLTGHAGSRFGWALVKEKDVFEAMTTYMSRNTEGVSRDSQLRALKLLKVVMEGSGREIFEFSSKMMKDRWDQLNKTLSVSKHFSLQEITPQRCTFFQQVRTPSPAYAWLKCERKEDKDCPAVIREAGIIGRNGTLYGSNSSYVRLSLIKTQDDFDIMLNHLNKLVTKEKQT is encoded by the exons ATGGGTCAGCTCCAACGATGGATATATCCTGCCGGTTTGCTGTGTTCTGTGATTCTTAACGTAGTTTTTGTGGTGCTGTACGTGCAAATGAATTCGAAGTGGAAGCCGGATTGGAGCAAAAGTGCAGCAAAAGAAGCAGAAGCAGTGGCGGCAGTGACATGCTCAGGCCATGGAAGAGCATACTCGGATGGTTTGGTTGTTGATGGAAGCCCTGTTTGTGAGTGCAATACCTGCTTTGAAGGCCCTGATTGCTCTCAGTTTTCACCTCATTGTGCTGCAGATGTTGAAAG TGGGGATCCGCTGTTCTTGGAGCCCTTTTGGATGCAGCATGCAGCCAGCAGCGCAGTGGTAGTAATGGGTTGGCATCGAATGAGCTATTCATACAGTGATCGTTCTACAATCTCACAAGAACTCGACAAGCTCATCCGCAAACTACATGCTCTTGTTGGAAACGCAAACGTAACAGGCAGATTCATCGTTTTTGGGGCCGGCTCTACCCAGCTCCTCAATGCTGCAGTTCATGCCCTTTCTCCCCACAACTCATCCGAACCAGCCAAAGTTGTTGCTACAATCCCTTACTACCCG GCTTACAAGTCACAAACGGAATTCTTCGATTCTgtgcattttcattttgaagGAGATGCATCCATGTACATGAACAGTAGTACTTCAAATACCACTTCCACTTTCATTGAGTTCGTGACTTCGCCCAACAATCCTGATGGGAAGTTGAGTAAGGCAGTTCTTCGGGGCCCTAATGTCAAAGCAATATATGATCGTGCCTACTACTGGCCTCATTTCACTCCAATTCCAGCCCCTGCAGATGACGATCTCATGTTGTTTACCATTTCCAAGCTTACTGGTCATGCTGGGAGTAGATTCGG GTGGGCACTGGTAAAGGAAAAGGATGTGTTCGAAGCAATGACAACTTATATGAGCAGGAACACGGAGGGTGTTTCACGGGATAGTCAGCTAAGAGCTTTGAAGCTTCTAAAAGTAGTGATGGAAGGAAGTGGAAGGGAAATATTCGAATTCAGTTCCAAAATGATGAAAGACCGCTGGGATCAATTGAACAAGACCTTATCTGTCTCTAAGCATTTCTCTCTCCAGGAAATTACACCACAACGCTGCACTTTTTTTCAGCAAGTCAGGACACCTTCTCCAG CTTATGCGTGGTTGAAGTGTGAGagaaaagaagataaagactGTCCTGCAGTCATCAGAGAAGCTGGCATCATTGGGCGTAATGGTACTCTCTATGGTTCTAATAGTAGCTATGTTCGGCTCAGCCTCATCAAGACCCAAGATGACTTTGATATAATGCTCAACCATTTGAACAAGCTAGTCACCAAGGAAA